In Gavia stellata isolate bGavSte3 chromosome 33, bGavSte3.hap2, whole genome shotgun sequence, the DNA window CCTTTGGCTTGGGGGGCTATGGGGGTTCCTTGGGCTACGGGAGGTCACAGAGTTATGGGGGCTCCTTTGGTCTGGGCGGCTATGGGAGCTCCCTGGGCTATGGGGGCTCCTCTGGCTATGGGAGCTCCTTTGGTTTGGGGGGCTATGGGGGCTCCCTGGGCTATGGGGGCTCCTCTGGCTATGGGAGCTCCTTTGGTTTGGGGGGCTATGGGGGCTCCCTGGGCTTGGGGGGCTTCTCTGGTTATGGGGGCTCCCGGGGCTATGGGAGCTCCTTTGGCTTGGGAGGCTGGGGAGGCTACGGGGGCTCGCTTGGGTATGGTCGTTGCCTAGGTTATGGAGATGACATGGGCTACGGGGGCTCCCTGGGCTACTGGGGCCAACACGGGTCCAGCGGCTTTGGCAATTGTGGGAGGTCCTACAGCTCGGGCTTCTCCTCCTGTGGCACGGGCTATTACCTCCCTGGCACCCAGAGGTGGGGCAGGTCCCGCCGTGGGAGCTGCGGGGCTTTCTAAAGCCCCCAGGATGGTGGCCTGAACCAGCAACAGCCCTGAAGCAAGGACCACAGCATGAGGACATGGAGCAAGAGCCATGGGGACCAGCAGCAGGCATCAGCTGCTCTGGCACGGGGCCAGGAGGAGGTTGTGTGTGCCCAGCAGCCCACTACCCTGTGCCGTGGTGTGCCCTGGCTGAGCCTCGGTAtcccctgcatccctccatcaCCTCGGCTGTGCCCTGGGTCCTGCGCAGGGCACTGGTACCAGCATGTGATACCTGCATCACGCCTTTCCCCTTGTATAGCCTTGATTTTCTGTAGTTGGctgctctgcttctctttcacATTAAAACCCGGTGGTGTTGCACAAGAACCtctctggttttcatttgtCCTTTAGAGTCCTCAAGGGAGCAATATTCACTCTTGTGCAGGGAATAAGTGCCTGGAGTCCCTCAGCAGTCTAAATGTCATGACAGAAAATGAACTTTGTTTTAGCCCTTCATACAATTCTTAAGTgtgtctgtttattttttttctttttttcaggactTTATTCAATAGGTACTCTGCAGAAGTTTCCTGTCAGTGCAAAGATCTAAAAATGGcttgaaaatagttttctgtattcattttctgtattcATGCCATTATGTTGAAACACATTGCATGCACAGATTTGATTTCAGTTTAATTCTAcaactaaattaaaaatcaaaatacctTATTACAGGAATTGAAAATTTTCCAGTGATGAGGAGGCATTTCTTTCCTGAGCAGGAAATACTTTGTGGTATTTGAAATTCAATCCTAGTTCTCATTGACATGGTTTgtacattttcctttgaagGGGTGGCTTCTTGAGCCATCTTTCATAGATGCTCTGATGGGATGTGTAGGGTGAATTGAGCGTTGAGCTCAGATGAGTTCACAGTCTCTGCTCTCCTTGGCAGAAAAGCTCAATTAaatgatgaagaaaatgttttgggcttggttttttttcttagctttgaATGTTCTTGTAACCCTAAACCAACAGTAGCCAAGGGGGAAGCTCCATGAAAGATAGGAGT includes these proteins:
- the LOC104253062 gene encoding scale keratin; amino-acid sequence: MSCYSESCRPCGVTCPQPIAESNNEPCVQQCPDSRAVIFPPPAVVTVPGPILSSFPQESVVGSSGPAWLGSSFSSRSSQGYGGSFGLGGYGGSLGYGRSQSYGGSFGLGGYGSSLGYGGSSGYGSSFGLGGYGGSLGYGGSSGYGSSFGLGGYGGSLGLGGFSGYGGSRGYGSSFGLGGWGGYGGSLGYGRCLGYGDDMGYGGSLGYWGQHGSSGFGNCGRSYSSGFSSCGTGYYLPGTQRWGRSRRGSCGAF